CCTTCTACAAGGACACGAAGACGCCCGGAATGCCGGCCGACGGCTGGCACAAATACATGACGGCGGTTCGCCAGCAGGCGATCCACCTCGCCCGCCAGGGACGGCTGCAGATCACCCGCAAGGGCGAGCCGGTCGACCCGAACAATTTCAAGGGCGTGGTTCGGTTGAGGAAAGTGCCGCCGGCCCAGCCTTGACCGCCGCCGCGACGGCGGGAGCGGCAAGCGCCCGCTTGCGGCGCCACGACACCAGGCCCATGACGGCCCCGACCAGCACGAAGACGCCGAGCAGGCCGACCGTCACGGCCGTCGCCATTTCCCCCACGACCTGCTGGAGCGCCGCGCCCGCGGCATAGCCGGCGCCCGCGAAGCACGCGGCCCATATGCCCGCCGCGACGAAGTTGAGCAGGGCGAAGCGGCGCCACGACAACGTGCTCATCCCCATCGCGAACGAGCTGAAATTCCGTACGCCGTAGATGAAGCGGAAGCTCAGGATGAAGGCCGTGCTGTACTTCTCCAGCAAGCCCAGGGCCTTGTCCACGCCCGGCTGCCAGCGGGGATATCGGGTCAGCATCCGGGCGCCGGCATGGCGTCCCAGCATGAAGTACATCTGGTCTCCCAGGAAGCTGCC
This Skermanella mucosa DNA region includes the following protein-coding sequences:
- a CDS encoding DUF3253 domain-containing protein gives rise to the protein MTDDASKNQKPDPITERILAMIEDGGSVSPQEVAQAFYKDTKTPGMPADGWHKYMTAVRQQAIHLARQGRLQITRKGEPVDPNNFKGVVRLRKVPPAQP
- a CDS encoding DedA family protein, which translates into the protein MEIFDLIHRYGDLFYGIVAVWTFLEGETIVIFSGIAAREGVVNLTLLISCAWVGSFLGDQMYFMLGRHAGARMLTRYPRWQPGVDKALGLLEKYSTAFILSFRFIYGVRNFSSFAMGMSTLSWRRFALLNFVAAGIWAACFAGAGYAAGAALQQVVGEMATAVTVGLLGVFVLVGAVMGLVSWRRKRALAAPAVAAAVKAGPAALSSTEPRP